A section of the Deinococcus cellulosilyticus NBRC 106333 = KACC 11606 genome encodes:
- the fni gene encoding type 2 isopentenyl-diphosphate Delta-isomerase: MTMQDRKLKHLEACLREDSQYQTVKTGLEQVSWPYRALPELNLNDVDLRCTFMGKPLSAPLLIGAMTGGTEHAARINRNLALAAQELGIGMMLGSQRVMLEHPEASYSFQVREHAPDILLIGNLGVAQFVKGYTTSHIIKAIGAVKADGLALHTNPLQEAMQTGGDTNFQGITEVMETLVKKSWFPILLKEVGHGIGRTTAEQIRHIPFAAIDVAGAGGTSWARVEDLVANGQITQPDLGEVGIPTAKALTETREVLPHMPLIASGGIRSGLDVAKCLMLGAQVCAIARPLVQPALKGPDAVLMYLLKIIQQLKTALFVAGIPHVGELTQLEPPAPPPPPSYLVDD, translated from the coding sequence ATGACGATGCAGGATCGCAAATTGAAGCATCTGGAAGCCTGCCTGCGGGAAGATTCGCAGTACCAGACCGTCAAGACCGGTCTGGAGCAGGTGTCCTGGCCCTACCGGGCACTGCCGGAATTGAATTTAAACGATGTGGACCTGCGATGCACTTTCATGGGGAAACCGCTGAGTGCGCCCCTCCTCATCGGGGCCATGACCGGGGGCACCGAACATGCTGCCCGCATCAACCGCAATCTGGCCCTCGCTGCCCAGGAACTCGGCATCGGCATGATGCTCGGGTCACAGCGGGTGATGCTGGAGCACCCAGAGGCGAGTTACAGCTTCCAGGTGCGGGAACATGCCCCGGACATCCTGCTGATCGGAAACCTGGGGGTGGCCCAGTTTGTGAAGGGCTACACCACCTCGCACATCATCAAGGCCATCGGTGCAGTGAAGGCAGACGGTCTGGCCCTGCACACCAACCCCTTGCAGGAAGCGATGCAGACCGGAGGGGACACGAATTTCCAGGGCATCACTGAAGTCATGGAGACCCTGGTGAAAAAAAGCTGGTTCCCGATCCTGCTCAAGGAGGTCGGGCATGGCATTGGTCGCACCACTGCCGAGCAGATCCGTCACATTCCTTTTGCTGCCATTGACGTGGCAGGGGCAGGGGGAACAAGCTGGGCACGGGTAGAGGATCTGGTGGCAAACGGGCAGATCACCCAGCCTGATCTGGGAGAGGTGGGCATCCCCACCGCAAAGGCCCTCACAGAAACCCGCGAAGTTCTGCCCCACATGCCCCTGATTGCCTCTGGGGGCATCCGGTCCGGGCTGGATGTGGCAAAGTGCCTGATGCTGGGAGCCCAGGTGTGCGCAATTGCCAGACCACTGGTGCAACCCGCACTGAAAGGGCCAGATGCTGTCCTGATGTACCTGCTCAAAATCATCCAGCAACTGAAAACAGCCCTCTTTGTGGCCGGGATTCCCCATGTGGGAGAACTGACCCAGTTGGAACCCCCCGCCCCTCCTCCACCCCCGAGTTATCTGGTGGATGACTGA
- a CDS encoding ATP-binding protein: MTQVLPIGMVLGTEEATPLQFWFWVEPGSSVQLDDLVTLKTTKPDGTRVTYFGVVDQVRKLHEGVSFESDVRDVQAGILPVNTSYTAHVLVTRVDPEEFIPPHPGDEVYLALDEELEKALYQDRMESRLPAGILRNGEPVHFNFDFLNGASGAHVNISGVSGVATKTSYALFLLYSIFNSQALGVDRANSKAVIFNVKGEDLFFLDQENSKLDEKENRVAQASGRRKDRYALCRLPKRPFSDVQFLAPPKAGGDAIIPDVEQRKSGVTPYMWTIREFCQKRLLPYCFADKDSSLNLKFLIGQIEEKLYRLVSGDSSSTPYISVEDWSLDDHQQAIELELDFDTLGKTRITTFPQLVSYIEYKLLEQNEGNGDARWVGKQNVGTLQAFIRRLKGVQKYLSSLIRGNLTAKEAEKYRADVLRQGVQLSVVDIHSLDAHAQMFVVGVILKELFEKKEKQGRKPYVFVVLDELNKYAPREGESPIKDVLLDIAERGRSLGIILIGAQQTASEVERRITSNAAIRIVGRLDPAESERPEYRFLPSTYRMRASILQPGTMIIQQPEVPTPVMVTFPFPAWATRLDEMVVAQDDQSAEDWLA; the protein is encoded by the coding sequence ATGACTCAGGTTCTTCCCATCGGCATGGTCCTCGGCACCGAAGAAGCCACTCCCCTGCAGTTCTGGTTCTGGGTGGAACCCGGTTCCAGCGTGCAACTCGACGATCTGGTCACCCTGAAGACCACCAAGCCGGATGGCACCAGGGTCACCTACTTCGGTGTGGTGGATCAGGTGCGCAAACTCCACGAAGGGGTCTCTTTTGAATCCGATGTGCGGGACGTGCAGGCGGGCATCCTGCCTGTGAACACCTCTTATACAGCACACGTTCTGGTCACCCGCGTGGACCCTGAAGAATTCATTCCGCCCCACCCTGGCGACGAGGTTTACCTTGCCCTTGATGAGGAGCTCGAAAAAGCCCTCTACCAGGACCGCATGGAGTCCCGTCTGCCTGCAGGCATCCTGCGCAACGGTGAACCGGTGCATTTCAATTTCGACTTCCTGAACGGTGCCTCTGGTGCCCACGTCAACATCAGTGGGGTGTCCGGTGTGGCCACCAAGACCAGTTACGCCCTGTTTCTGCTGTACAGCATCTTCAACTCCCAGGCCCTGGGGGTGGACCGGGCCAACAGCAAGGCCGTGATCTTCAACGTCAAAGGGGAAGACCTGTTCTTCCTGGACCAGGAAAACAGCAAACTGGACGAAAAAGAAAACCGGGTGGCCCAGGCCTCAGGCCGTCGCAAAGACAGATACGCCCTGTGTCGCCTTCCGAAACGGCCCTTCAGCGATGTGCAGTTCCTTGCTCCTCCCAAAGCAGGTGGAGATGCCATCATCCCAGATGTGGAGCAGCGCAAATCGGGCGTCACACCTTACATGTGGACGATTCGCGAGTTCTGCCAGAAACGCCTCCTCCCCTACTGCTTTGCAGACAAGGACAGCAGCCTGAACCTCAAGTTCCTGATCGGGCAGATCGAGGAGAAACTGTACCGTCTGGTGTCAGGAGACAGCAGCAGCACCCCTTACATCTCAGTGGAAGACTGGAGCCTCGATGACCACCAGCAGGCCATCGAACTCGAACTCGATTTTGACACCCTCGGAAAGACCCGCATCACCACCTTCCCGCAACTGGTCAGTTACATCGAATACAAGCTGCTGGAGCAGAATGAGGGCAACGGCGATGCCAGATGGGTGGGCAAACAGAATGTGGGCACGTTGCAGGCCTTCATCCGCAGGCTCAAAGGGGTGCAGAAGTACCTCTCCAGCCTGATTCGCGGGAACCTCACGGCAAAAGAAGCCGAGAAATACCGTGCCGATGTGCTGCGCCAGGGGGTGCAGCTCAGCGTGGTGGACATCCACAGCCTGGATGCCCACGCGCAGATGTTCGTGGTGGGGGTCATCCTCAAGGAGCTCTTCGAGAAGAAAGAAAAACAGGGCCGCAAGCCTTATGTTTTCGTGGTTCTGGATGAATTGAACAAGTATGCACCAAGAGAAGGCGAAAGCCCCATCAAGGACGTGCTGCTCGACATTGCCGAGCGTGGACGCTCGCTGGGCATCATCCTGATCGGTGCGCAGCAGACGGCTTCTGAGGTGGAGCGCCGCATCACCTCCAACGCAGCGATCCGCATTGTGGGCCGTCTGGACCCGGCAGAATCCGAAAGGCCCGAGTACCGTTTCCTGCCGTCCACCTACCGCATGCGGGCCAGCATTCTGCAGCCCGGAACCATGATCATCCAGCAACCCGAAGTGCCCACTCCGGTGATGGTGACCTTCCCCTTCCCTGCCTGGGCCACAAGGCTGGATGAGATGGTGGTCGCCCAGGACGACCAGAGCGCGGAAGACTGGCTGGCCTGA
- a CDS encoding DUF1294 domain-containing protein translates to MNIVLFAALLYVLMGFVAFLVYGEDKRRARLGRHRIPEQTLHTLELLFGWFGALMAQQVYRHKTRKQPFQMVFWAIGVLHFLVLGVLAFQLFSS, encoded by the coding sequence ATGAACATTGTTCTTTTTGCCGCTCTCCTTTATGTCCTGATGGGATTTGTCGCTTTTCTGGTTTACGGAGAGGACAAACGCCGCGCAAGGCTGGGCAGGCACCGCATCCCTGAGCAGACTTTGCACACCCTGGAATTGCTTTTCGGCTGGTTTGGAGCCCTCATGGCCCAGCAAGTTTACCGCCACAAGACCCGCAAGCAGCCTTTTCAGATGGTGTTCTGGGCCATTGGGGTGTTGCATTTTCTGGTTCTGGGTGTTCTGGCTTTTCAGCTTTTTTCCAGCTGA
- a CDS encoding acyl-CoA dehydrogenase family protein, whose product MTATQHKLFKGGMFLIQDSEPQNIYTPEDFDDIIKQIADTTQAFIDKDVMPRMKDLEDKVEGLNRDLLQKAGALGLTAVEVPEEFDGLDLPKAVSAVIAERLAQTGGFSVTYGAHQSIGSLPTVYFGTPEQKAKYLTKLASAEMVAAYALTEPGSGSDAQAAKTTAVLSEDGSHYVLNGTKMWISNAGFADIFTVFAQVKTDEGNKFSAFLVERAFEGVSLGAEEHKMGIKSSSTRQVILDNVKVPVENLLGQVGQGAKIAFNILNVGRYKLAAGGVGGAKHALKVSTKYALERHQFNQPIANFGMIQEKLAEIALRTYAVESALYRVMGLIDTAVEGGMDKLKAVEEYAVEASMLKVLGSELLDFAVDEGVQIHGGYGYSSEYPIEQAYRDSRINRIFEGTNEINRLLVPGMLLKRAMKGEIPLMQAAQKLQSELLEPSFDEVEEGVLVQEEITIKNLKKLALMVAGTAAMKYGLEVESRQEILARVADIAMLTFAAESALLRTRKLGNPELQAEMTQLYTWSAAEKSATLAREAIEMIASGDDLRTSLAVIKRLTKHDPINTIRLRRHVAKAVLAAEGYPQPRK is encoded by the coding sequence ATGACAGCGACCCAGCACAAGCTTTTCAAAGGCGGCATGTTCCTGATCCAGGACAGCGAACCCCAGAACATTTACACCCCCGAAGATTTTGACGACATCATCAAACAGATTGCCGACACCACCCAGGCTTTCATCGACAAAGATGTGATGCCCCGCATGAAGGACCTCGAAGACAAGGTCGAGGGCCTCAACCGCGACCTCCTGCAGAAAGCCGGAGCCCTCGGCCTCACCGCCGTGGAAGTGCCCGAAGAGTTTGATGGTCTCGACCTGCCCAAAGCCGTCAGTGCCGTGATCGCCGAGCGTCTGGCCCAGACCGGTGGTTTCAGCGTGACCTACGGTGCCCACCAGTCCATCGGGAGCCTCCCCACCGTGTACTTCGGCACCCCCGAGCAGAAAGCCAAATACCTGACCAAACTGGCCAGTGCAGAGATGGTCGCTGCCTACGCCCTCACCGAGCCCGGAAGCGGCAGTGATGCCCAGGCCGCCAAAACCACCGCTGTGCTCTCCGAGGACGGAAGTCACTATGTGCTGAACGGCACCAAAATGTGGATCTCCAACGCTGGATTTGCCGACATTTTCACCGTGTTCGCCCAGGTCAAAACCGATGAGGGCAACAAGTTCAGTGCCTTCCTGGTGGAACGCGCCTTCGAAGGGGTGTCCCTCGGTGCAGAAGAGCACAAGATGGGCATCAAATCCTCCTCCACCCGTCAGGTGATCCTGGACAACGTGAAAGTGCCCGTCGAAAACCTGCTCGGACAGGTTGGACAGGGTGCAAAAATCGCCTTCAACATCCTCAATGTGGGCCGTTACAAGCTCGCCGCAGGTGGGGTCGGCGGTGCCAAACACGCCCTGAAGGTCTCCACCAAATACGCCCTGGAACGCCACCAGTTCAACCAGCCCATCGCCAACTTCGGGATGATCCAGGAAAAACTGGCCGAAATTGCCCTGCGCACCTACGCTGTGGAATCCGCCCTGTACCGCGTCATGGGCCTGATCGACACCGCTGTGGAAGGCGGCATGGACAAACTCAAGGCTGTGGAAGAGTACGCTGTGGAAGCCTCCATGCTGAAAGTCCTCGGGTCTGAACTCCTCGACTTCGCAGTGGATGAAGGGGTGCAGATCCACGGGGGTTACGGCTACAGCTCCGAGTACCCCATTGAGCAGGCCTACCGCGACAGCCGCATCAACCGCATCTTCGAAGGCACCAACGAAATCAACCGCCTGCTGGTCCCTGGCATGCTGCTGAAACGGGCCATGAAGGGTGAAATCCCCCTCATGCAGGCCGCCCAGAAACTGCAATCCGAACTGCTCGAACCCAGCTTCGATGAAGTTGAAGAGGGCGTGCTGGTGCAAGAAGAAATCACCATCAAGAACCTCAAGAAACTGGCCCTGATGGTCGCCGGAACCGCCGCCATGAAGTACGGCCTGGAAGTCGAAAGCCGACAGGAAATTCTGGCCCGCGTTGCAGACATCGCCATGCTGACCTTCGCAGCCGAATCTGCCCTGCTGCGCACCCGCAAACTCGGCAACCCCGAACTGCAGGCCGAAATGACCCAGCTCTACACCTGGTCTGCTGCCGAGAAATCCGCAACCCTCGCCCGTGAAGCCATCGAAATGATCGCTTCTGGCGACGACCTGCGCACCAGTCTGGCTGTCATCAAACGCCTCACCAAGCACGACCCCATCAACACCATCCGCCTGCGCCGCCATGTGGCCAAGGCTGTGCTGGCCGCAGAAGGGTACCCCCAGCCCCGGAAATAA
- a CDS encoding GGDEF domain-containing protein, translating to MIQLVEGLALNLCIVITATYLFSLTYTHWRRETDRKLILMRAAIAAASSLFLTSQAVPLSNGAMLDLRILPLALITLRYGMWYGLFAIMLVFFARGQFWHQFTNQDVAILICYVIACVYRYYSTIESEEVPFRSYLYAPVVIFSGLLIYMFNQKSWDPSILPSLGLLYLTNVLGFMAASRIIHRHVQYLKLTDGLKEETLIDPLTRVFNRRQFELDKPGMREGDAIVVIDIDDFKKVNDTYGHAVGDQVLQELARRLVLTVRHSDRVYRLGGEEFAVYLSRCPEEYMNTIAERIKERIFSERFNTVGRVSVSGGLVRLSAEQSIDAAFEQADQYLYQAKKSGKNRIITSL from the coding sequence ATGATTCAACTGGTGGAGGGTCTGGCGCTCAACCTGTGCATTGTGATCACGGCGACCTACCTCTTCAGCCTCACGTACACCCACTGGAGGCGGGAGACGGACCGCAAACTGATCCTGATGCGGGCGGCCATTGCTGCGGCCAGTTCCCTCTTCCTGACCTCGCAGGCGGTGCCCCTCAGCAACGGAGCCATGCTGGACCTCCGAATCCTCCCCCTGGCCCTGATCACCCTGCGTTACGGCATGTGGTACGGGCTCTTTGCCATCATGCTGGTGTTTTTCGCAAGGGGGCAATTCTGGCACCAGTTCACCAACCAGGACGTGGCCATCCTGATCTGTTATGTGATTGCCTGCGTCTACCGCTACTATTCCACCATTGAATCTGAAGAGGTGCCTTTCAGGTCCTACCTGTATGCACCTGTGGTCATCTTCAGTGGCCTGTTGATCTACATGTTCAACCAGAAAAGCTGGGACCCCAGCATCCTGCCTTCTCTGGGCCTGCTGTACCTCACCAACGTGCTGGGCTTCATGGCTGCAAGCCGCATCATTCACCGCCATGTGCAGTACCTGAAGCTCACCGATGGCCTCAAGGAAGAAACCCTGATTGACCCCCTCACCCGGGTGTTCAACCGCAGGCAGTTTGAACTGGACAAACCCGGAATGCGCGAAGGGGACGCCATTGTGGTCATCGACATCGACGACTTCAAGAAAGTGAATGACACCTACGGTCATGCTGTGGGTGACCAAGTGCTGCAGGAGCTTGCCAGACGTCTGGTGCTCACCGTTCGCCACAGCGACCGGGTGTACCGTCTGGGAGGAGAAGAATTCGCAGTGTACCTGAGCCGCTGCCCGGAAGAGTACATGAACACCATTGCAGAGCGCATCAAGGAACGGATTTTCAGTGAACGCTTCAACACCGTGGGCCGGGTCAGCGTGAGTGGAGGTCTGGTGCGCCTCAGTGCAGAACAGAGCATCGACGCCGCTTTTGAGCAGGCCGACCAGTACCTGTATCAGGCGAAAAAGTCGGGCAAGAACAGGATCATCACTTCTTTATAA
- a CDS encoding CPBP family glutamic-type intramembrane protease has protein sequence MQLWALVFFCIATVLLIPLEVWLWGGIAFLTSVVLTILAREATFQRRMGILLGCILLLALSPISTETSNVKFLTLGLPFLLVVLLPPLLLRKSDPGVISFRMFPEKFSKLEFFYTVLSAPLAYFAFKLYFTLSPEVPYNWVLPAEPDDDSLLRLFIGINMVGIWDELFFVNTCFALLRSLFPFWKANIGQSVVYVSVLYDMAFRGYGPLFVLFLAITQGIMFQRSRALIYVLVVHLIVDYFLFQAIVETYYPGFKAWWHP, from the coding sequence ATGCAACTCTGGGCACTGGTCTTCTTTTGTATTGCCACGGTTCTGCTGATCCCTCTTGAGGTGTGGTTGTGGGGTGGAATCGCATTTCTGACCTCTGTTGTGCTGACCATCCTGGCCAGAGAAGCGACTTTCCAGCGCCGCATGGGCATCCTGCTTGGCTGCATTCTGCTGCTCGCCCTCTCCCCCATCAGCACAGAGACCTCCAATGTCAAATTTCTTACACTGGGATTACCCTTCTTACTGGTGGTGCTGCTGCCCCCATTGCTCCTGAGAAAAAGCGACCCGGGGGTGATTTCCTTCAGGATGTTCCCGGAGAAATTCAGCAAACTGGAATTCTTTTACACGGTGCTGTCTGCACCTCTGGCATATTTCGCTTTCAAACTGTATTTTACCCTGAGTCCAGAAGTGCCTTACAACTGGGTGCTGCCTGCAGAGCCCGACGACGATTCTCTGCTGAGGCTCTTCATTGGCATCAACATGGTGGGCATCTGGGATGAACTGTTCTTTGTGAACACCTGCTTCGCCCTGCTGCGCTCCCTCTTTCCTTTCTGGAAGGCCAACATCGGGCAGAGCGTGGTGTACGTGTCGGTGCTGTACGACATGGCTTTCCGGGGTTATGGGCCTCTGTTTGTGCTGTTTCTGGCCATCACCCAGGGCATCATGTTTCAGCGGAGCCGTGCCCTGATTTACGTGCTGGTCGTGCACCTGATTGTGGATTACTTTCTGTTCCAGGCCATTGTGGAAACGTACTACCCTGGGTTCAAAGCCTGGTGGCATCCATGA
- the leuS gene encoding leucine--tRNA ligase has translation MPRSEKYNPHSIEPRWRKTWEESDLYTFTYDQSRENHYALTMFPYPSGNLHIGHWYAFAVPDARARFMRMKGYNVLFPMGFDAFGLPAENAAIKRNVDPARWTYSNIEYMTGQFKRMGTMIDWSKKFATCDPEYYKWNQWFFIQFYKRGLVYKKNGFVNWCPSCNTVLANEQVVDGKCERCGTVVEQKQLEQWFFKITEYADELLNFGDTDMPERVRLMQHNWIGKSVGAEIDFATDAGTVTVFSTRPDTLMGATFLVLAPEHAYVKTLTTPEQQEAVQSYIATAAKMSEIDRQAEGREKTGVWTGSYATHPVTGEKLPIWIADYVLVTYGTGSIMAVPAHDTRDFEFARKFGLSIKEVIRGETEMDVENATEAYSGEGVIVNSGLIDGMQGGKEHIGAVIEKLAEYGVRAKTTYRLRDWLISRQRYWGTPIPMVYCEKCGIQPVPESELPVRLPEDVKFQPTGQSPLTLMDEWKTTTCPCCGGVATRETDTMDTFVDSSWYMYRYLSHDFDTAAFRPEFANFTPDVYTGGIEHAILHLLYSRFWTKAMRDMGLTNVSEPFKILRNQGIILGEDNEKMSKSRGNVIDPDDLVAEYGADTVRAFLMFLAPWEAGGPWSSKGIQGPHKWLGRIWSLYFDEAEGPEENISEAELRYAVHAALKRVTDDLERFSFNTCIAAMMELTNTLVKAKRSPVAQTAAWTDALDIFNRMLAPFVPYIAEEIWSETGHTDSVHVQSWPKYDPAALVKDEIEVVVQVNGKLRGKTLIKSGASQEEVFMAAKSIENVQKFIEGKPLVKEIYVPGKLVNIVVKG, from the coding sequence ATGCCAAGAAGTGAAAAATACAACCCGCATTCCATTGAACCCCGCTGGCGCAAGACGTGGGAGGAAAGCGACCTCTACACCTTCACATACGACCAGAGCAGAGAAAACCACTATGCCCTGACCATGTTTCCTTACCCCTCCGGGAACCTCCACATCGGTCACTGGTACGCTTTTGCGGTGCCGGATGCCCGTGCCCGTTTCATGCGCATGAAGGGGTACAACGTGCTTTTCCCGATGGGTTTTGATGCGTTCGGCCTCCCTGCCGAGAACGCTGCCATCAAGCGCAATGTGGACCCTGCCAGGTGGACCTACTCCAACATCGAGTACATGACCGGGCAGTTCAAGCGCATGGGCACCATGATCGACTGGAGCAAGAAATTTGCCACCTGCGATCCCGAGTACTACAAGTGGAACCAGTGGTTCTTCATCCAGTTCTACAAGCGCGGTCTTGTCTACAAGAAAAATGGCTTCGTGAACTGGTGCCCGAGCTGCAACACCGTGCTCGCAAACGAACAGGTTGTCGATGGCAAGTGTGAGCGATGCGGAACCGTGGTGGAGCAAAAACAACTCGAACAGTGGTTCTTCAAGATCACCGAGTACGCCGATGAACTCCTCAACTTCGGCGACACCGACATGCCCGAACGTGTGCGCCTCATGCAGCACAACTGGATTGGCAAGTCGGTGGGCGCAGAGATCGACTTCGCCACCGATGCCGGGACCGTGACCGTGTTCTCCACCCGTCCGGACACCCTCATGGGGGCCACTTTCCTCGTGCTTGCTCCCGAGCACGCCTACGTCAAAACCCTCACCACCCCCGAGCAGCAGGAAGCCGTACAGAGCTACATCGCAACCGCTGCCAAGATGAGCGAAATTGACCGTCAGGCAGAGGGCCGCGAGAAGACTGGCGTCTGGACAGGATCTTACGCCACCCATCCGGTCACCGGAGAAAAACTCCCCATCTGGATTGCCGATTACGTGCTCGTCACCTACGGCACGGGCTCCATCATGGCCGTCCCTGCCCACGACACCCGCGACTTTGAATTTGCCCGCAAGTTTGGTCTTTCCATCAAGGAAGTCATCCGGGGCGAAACCGAAATGGACGTGGAAAACGCCACCGAAGCCTACTCTGGTGAAGGTGTCATTGTGAATTCCGGCCTCATTGATGGCATGCAGGGCGGCAAAGAGCACATCGGTGCCGTCATTGAGAAACTCGCGGAATATGGTGTGCGGGCCAAGACCACCTACCGCCTCCGCGACTGGCTCATCTCCAGACAGCGTTACTGGGGCACCCCCATTCCCATGGTCTACTGCGAGAAGTGCGGCATCCAGCCTGTGCCTGAATCCGAACTCCCTGTGCGCCTCCCCGAAGATGTGAAATTCCAGCCCACCGGACAGAGCCCGCTCACCCTCATGGACGAGTGGAAGACCACCACCTGCCCCTGCTGTGGTGGCGTGGCCACCCGTGAAACCGACACCATGGACACCTTCGTGGACTCCAGCTGGTACATGTACCGCTACCTCAGCCACGACTTTGACACTGCCGCATTCCGTCCTGAGTTTGCCAACTTCACCCCCGATGTGTACACCGGCGGCATCGAGCACGCCATCCTCCACCTCCTCTACAGCCGATTCTGGACCAAGGCCATGCGGGACATGGGCCTCACAAACGTCAGTGAACCCTTCAAGATCCTCCGCAACCAGGGCATCATCCTCGGTGAGGACAACGAGAAGATGAGCAAGAGCAGGGGCAACGTCATCGACCCCGACGACCTCGTTGCCGAGTACGGTGCAGACACCGTGCGTGCCTTCCTCATGTTCCTCGCTCCCTGGGAAGCAGGTGGACCCTGGTCCTCCAAGGGCATCCAGGGTCCCCACAAGTGGCTGGGCCGCATCTGGAGCCTCTACTTCGACGAAGCCGAGGGGCCAGAGGAAAACATCAGCGAAGCCGAACTCCGCTACGCCGTGCATGCTGCCCTCAAGCGCGTCACCGACGACCTCGAGCGTTTCAGCTTCAACACCTGCATTGCTGCCATGATGGAGCTCACCAACACCCTCGTGAAAGCCAAACGCAGCCCTGTGGCCCAGACTGCAGCCTGGACCGACGCCCTTGACATCTTCAACCGCATGCTCGCACCCTTTGTGCCCTACATCGCCGAGGAAATCTGGAGCGAAACCGGCCACACGGACTCCGTGCACGTCCAGAGCTGGCCCAAGTACGACCCTGCTGCACTCGTCAAAGACGAAATCGAAGTGGTGGTGCAGGTCAACGGCAAACTCCGGGGCAAGACCCTGATCAAGAGCGGTGCTTCTCAGGAAGAGGTGTTCATGGCCGCCAAGTCCATCGAGAACGTCCAGAAGTTCATCGAGGGCAAACCCCTCGTCAAGGAAATCTACGTTCCTGGCAAGCTGGTGAACATTGTGGTGAAAGGCTGA
- a CDS encoding aminoglycoside phosphotransferase family protein: MPAEPTLHQNLMLQKLKEAHGLSLNSLQFIPAGTAPAYRAEGEDGRFFIKVLPDTPYGQEVLGRLQRELPLLQVLRAQGILPEVPEVVLTLQGEGFTCLEGHALVVYRWIDGESLGDAGWLAARNELVVLLGRLHAGTSRIMQEVRDLPFPPEDFELPFEDQLVQDLQVLEQLPDGARRGTQALRDLLAPHLAAIQRVLQHARVFQQQVRNRSPELVVCHTDAHGGNVMRNSSGRLWIIDWETARLAPREHDLWMLHAHLPELLPRYEQAVGQPVQLDSDMLGFYFYRRVLEDLAMDVRMILHDNTRPEEDEANLRVLEQYILPALHQVNTDFEHLSTRLASR, from the coding sequence ATGCCCGCAGAGCCCACCCTCCACCAGAACCTGATGCTGCAAAAGCTAAAAGAGGCCCATGGACTGTCTCTCAACAGCCTCCAGTTCATTCCTGCTGGTACAGCCCCTGCCTACCGTGCTGAGGGAGAGGATGGAAGATTCTTCATCAAGGTGCTTCCAGACACGCCTTATGGTCAGGAAGTCTTGGGACGCCTGCAGCGTGAATTGCCCTTGCTGCAGGTGCTGAGGGCACAGGGCATTTTGCCTGAGGTGCCCGAGGTGGTTTTGACCCTGCAAGGGGAGGGCTTCACCTGTCTGGAAGGTCATGCCCTGGTGGTGTACCGCTGGATTGATGGAGAAAGCCTGGGGGATGCAGGCTGGCTTGCTGCACGGAATGAGCTGGTGGTGCTGCTGGGTCGCCTGCATGCTGGGACCTCCCGGATCATGCAGGAGGTTCGTGATTTGCCCTTCCCCCCAGAAGATTTCGAATTGCCCTTTGAAGACCAACTGGTTCAGGACCTGCAGGTTCTGGAGCAACTGCCTGACGGTGCCCGGAGGGGGACACAGGCCCTCAGGGATCTGCTGGCACCCCACCTTGCAGCCATTCAACGGGTGCTGCAGCATGCCAGGGTGTTCCAGCAGCAGGTCAGAAACCGCAGTCCTGAGCTGGTGGTCTGTCACACCGATGCCCACGGTGGCAATGTGATGCGAAACAGCTCAGGAAGGCTCTGGATCATTGACTGGGAAACGGCACGTCTGGCCCCCAGAGAGCATGACCTGTGGATGTTGCATGCCCATCTGCCCGAGTTGCTGCCCCGCTACGAGCAGGCTGTGGGGCAACCTGTGCAGCTGGATTCAGACATGCTGGGGTTTTATTTTTATCGGCGGGTGCTGGAAGACCTCGCCATGGACGTGCGGATGATCCTGCACGACAACACCCGACCAGAGGAAGATGAGGCCAACCTCAGGGTGCTGGAGCAGTACATTTTGCCTGCATTGCATCAGGTGAACACAGATTTTGAGCACCTCAGCACCCGACTGGCTTCCAGGTGA